A segment of the bacterium genome:
NNNNNNNNGGTAGGGAGTAGGGTCGGGTAGGGAGTAGGGTCGCATCTTGAATTGTGAATTGGTATTCTGAAATAAGATACTTTAGCCAGCAAGGAGAAAAGAAAAAAGACGGCAGTGTGCAGCTTTTTCTAACCATTCGCTGCACCTGACTGCGAGGGGCTGTGGCGTGATTGAAATAGTTTTGTGCTTTATCAAAGTTTTAACCTAGTTATAAAGTTTAGTGGTAATTTCCCCTCGCAGCAGGTGAGCTCAATCGTTAGCCGGATACCAACTTACTATTTATGCTTAAGAAGAAAACTGGACTATGCTATCACAGAATTTGAACTTGTTGATTGAATGAGGTGGACGATGAATGCTATAGAATTTCAAACCACAGTCAAGAACAATATCATTGAGATTCCTCACAGATACCTCAGCAATCTCACGAAGCGCGTGCGTGTGATCTTGCTGGTTGAAGGAAACAAACCTGCTGTGAATTTCATTGATGAATTACTTGCACATCCTGTGCAAGTAAAAGGTTTTCGTTCTTTAACGAGAGAAGAAGTCTATGCCAGATAACGAACGCACAACTTGCTTCATTGATACGAATATCTGGCTATATGCCTTTATCGAAGGGGATGACTCAACCAAATCGGGAATAGCACGCGCGCTGATTCAAGAAACGGCACCTATGCTTAGTACACAGGTGATCAACGAAGTATGTGTCAACTTGCTGAAGCAAGCCAACTTTACCGAAGAACAAGTATGCCAACTCATCGAGTCGTTCTATGAGAAATACGTCGTTACTGAGTTAAACAAGTCAGTGCTATTGACTGCGTCGCAACTTCGCCAGCAGTATTCCTTGTCCTTTTGGGACAGCACGATTATAGCAAGTGCACTCAGTGTGGGTGTTCCCATTCTATATTCCGAAGACTTGCAAGAGGGATTAATTATTGAAAGGCGACTTAAGGTGCTCAATCCATTCGGACAGAGATAGTTGGAGATATTTTACGGTCAAACCGTGAATGTGGAATGCACAATAATTTGGTGAGGCAGAGGAAAAGGAAAAGACAGCGAATCAAAGCTTTTGTCTAACCCTGCGTTGCAGTTGACGGCGGGGGACTGTGCCGTGGTCAGAGTTTTGTGGTCTCTCAAAGTTTTATCTTGCTATCAAACTTTTGTGGTAATTCTCCCCGCCGCACCTGAACTTTATCGTTAGACATAAGGTGGAGCGTATTATCGCGAATATCAAATCGAGATATCCACATTCCATAGAAATGAAAGGGAAAGGTCAATGCATATCATTACTCGAAAACGGTTGAATGAATTTGCAGAGAAACATCCTGATGCCAAGTTGGTTCTTCAACATTGGTATGGTTTGATGAAATCGGGACGGTTTCGTTCGTTTCCAGAATTGCGTGCAGTCTTTCAGGACGCTGACCAGATAGGAAAATTGACCGTTTTTAATATTGGCCGCAAAGTGCGTCTAATTGCAGCTATCCAT
Coding sequences within it:
- a CDS encoding PIN domain-containing protein encodes the protein MPDNERTTCFIDTNIWLYAFIEGDDSTKSGIARALIQETAPMLSTQVINEVCVNLLKQANFTEEQVCQLIESFYEKYVVTELNKSVLLTASQLRQQYSLSFWDSTIIASALSVGVPILYSEDLQEGLIIERRLKVLNPFGQR
- a CDS encoding type II toxin-antitoxin system HigB family toxin, with amino-acid sequence MHIITRKRLNEFAEKHPDAKLVLQHWYGLMKSGRFRSFPELRAVFQDADQIGKLTVFNIGRKVRLIAAIHYNRQKVYIRAVLTHDEYNKGLWKE